The following proteins are encoded in a genomic region of Pseudorca crassidens isolate mPseCra1 chromosome 5, mPseCra1.hap1, whole genome shotgun sequence:
- the LOC137224249 gene encoding large ribosomal subunit protein uL29-like — protein MEVWDSLEELLKQLEDLKVALSQQRVAKVTRGAASKLSKVRGVSKSIAHVLTVINQENLRKLYKGEKYRPLELCHVTPAEQTRREPEGQEAAAKEPHPPWKCAIKA, from the exons ATGGAGGTTTGGGACTCTCTG GAGGAGCTGCTGAAACAACTGGAGGACCTGAAGGTGGCGCTGTCTCAGCAGCGCGTCGCTAAAGTGACAAGAGGCGCGGCTTCTAAACTCTCCAAGGTCCGAGGTGTTAGCAAATCCATCGCCCATGTTCTCACCGTCATCAACCAGGAGAACCTCAGGAAATTATATAAGGGCGAGAAGTATAGACCCCTGGAACTGTGCCATGTGACGCCGGCTGAACAAACCCGAAGGGAACCTGAAGGTCAAGAGGCAGCTGCGAAGGAGCCACACCCACCATGGAAGTGCGCGATCAAGGCCTGA